One part of the Paraburkholderia flagellata genome encodes these proteins:
- a CDS encoding ABC transporter substrate-binding protein: MKKTTFARLAGLFAASAAAMAFSAGSAQAADDAVKIGFITDMSGLYADDDGQGGLTAIKMAVADFGGKVLGKPIQIEYADHQNKADIAASKAREWFDRDGLTMLLGGTNSATALAMNQVAQEKKKVYFNTGAGTDALTNEQCTPYTVHYGYDTVALAKGTGLAVLKQGGKTWFFLTADYAFGKSLEKNTADVVKANGGQVLGEVRHPLSASDFSSFLLQAQSSKAQILGLANAGGDTVNAIKAAKEFGINKSMKTAALLMFLPDVHSLGLDTTQGLVLTTGWYWDQNDDTRKWAQRYFDQTKKMPSELQAADYSAVTTYLKAVQAAGTTDSDKVMEQLKKTKVNDFYTKGGYIRQDGVLIHDMYLVEVKKPSESKKPWDYYKVLQTIPGEQAYTTKQESKCALWK, encoded by the coding sequence ATGAAGAAAACCACGTTCGCGCGGCTCGCGGGCCTATTTGCCGCCTCGGCAGCTGCGATGGCGTTCAGCGCGGGAAGCGCGCAGGCCGCCGACGACGCGGTGAAGATCGGCTTCATCACGGACATGTCCGGCCTGTACGCCGACGACGACGGCCAGGGCGGCCTCACGGCGATCAAGATGGCGGTCGCGGACTTCGGCGGCAAGGTGCTCGGCAAGCCGATCCAGATCGAGTATGCCGATCACCAGAACAAGGCCGACATCGCCGCTTCGAAGGCGCGCGAATGGTTCGACCGTGACGGGCTCACCATGCTGCTCGGTGGCACGAACTCGGCAACGGCGCTGGCAATGAACCAGGTCGCGCAAGAGAAGAAGAAGGTGTACTTCAACACGGGCGCGGGCACGGACGCGCTGACGAACGAGCAATGCACGCCGTACACCGTCCACTACGGTTACGACACGGTGGCGCTCGCGAAGGGCACGGGCCTCGCGGTGCTCAAGCAGGGCGGCAAGACCTGGTTCTTCCTGACCGCCGACTACGCGTTCGGCAAGTCGCTCGAGAAGAACACCGCGGACGTCGTGAAGGCGAACGGCGGCCAGGTGCTCGGCGAAGTGCGCCATCCGCTTTCGGCGTCGGACTTCTCGTCGTTCCTGCTGCAGGCGCAGTCGTCGAAGGCGCAGATTCTCGGCCTCGCGAACGCGGGCGGCGACACGGTCAACGCGATCAAGGCCGCGAAGGAATTCGGCATCAACAAGTCGATGAAGACCGCGGCGCTGCTGATGTTCCTGCCCGACGTGCATAGCCTCGGGCTCGACACCACGCAGGGCCTCGTGCTGACGACCGGCTGGTACTGGGACCAGAACGACGACACGCGCAAGTGGGCGCAGCGCTACTTCGACCAGACGAAGAAGATGCCGTCCGAGCTGCAGGCAGCTGACTACTCGGCGGTAACGACGTATCTGAAGGCGGTGCAGGCGGCCGGCACGACCGATTCCGACAAGGTCATGGAGCAACTGAAGAAGACGAAGGTCAACGACTTCTATACCAAGGGCGGCTATATCCGCCAGGACGGCGTACTGATTCACGACATGTATCTGGTCGAGGTAAAGAAGCCTTCCGAGTCGAAGAAGCCGTGGGACTACTACAAGGTGCTGCAGACGATCCCGGGCGAGCAGGCCTACACGACGAAGCAGGAGAGCAAGTGCGCGCTGTGGAAGTAA
- a CDS encoding ABC transporter ATP-binding protein translates to MNTVTERETAAAAGAADSANALEIAGLQAWYGESHILHGVDLSVGRGEVVTLLGRNGAGRTTTLRAIMGLTGRRTGSIRIGGRETIQMPTYRIAHCGVGYCPEERGIFSSLSCEENLLLPPHIGAKGEKRAQLAEGMSLDEIYAMFPNLAERRNSQGTRLSGGEQQMLAVARILRTGANLLLLDEISEGLAPVIVQTLARMILTLKARGYTIVMVEQNFRFAAPLADRFYVMEHGRIVEHFGTAELEGKMPVLHDLLGV, encoded by the coding sequence ATGAACACGGTCACCGAACGCGAGACGGCCGCCGCCGCGGGCGCGGCCGATAGCGCGAATGCGCTGGAGATTGCGGGACTGCAGGCGTGGTACGGCGAGTCGCACATCCTGCACGGCGTGGATCTATCCGTCGGGCGCGGGGAGGTCGTGACGCTGCTCGGGCGCAATGGCGCGGGCCGCACCACCACGTTGCGCGCAATCATGGGACTCACCGGGCGGCGCACCGGGTCGATCCGCATTGGCGGGCGCGAGACGATCCAGATGCCCACCTATCGCATCGCGCACTGCGGCGTGGGCTATTGCCCCGAGGAGCGCGGCATTTTCTCGAGCCTCTCGTGCGAAGAAAATCTGCTGCTGCCGCCGCATATCGGTGCAAAGGGTGAGAAGAGGGCGCAGTTGGCCGAGGGCATGTCGCTCGACGAGATCTACGCGATGTTCCCCAATCTCGCCGAACGGCGCAACAGCCAGGGCACGCGGCTTTCCGGCGGCGAGCAGCAGATGCTGGCCGTGGCGCGCATTCTGCGCACGGGCGCGAATCTGCTGTTGCTCGACGAGATATCGGAAGGTCTCGCGCCGGTGATCGTTCAAACGCTCGCGCGCATGATCCTCACCCTGAAGGCGCGCGGCTACACGATTGTCATGGTTGAACAGAACTTCCGCTTCGCGGCGCCGCTTGCGGACCGCTTTTACGTGATGGAGCACGGGCGCATCGTCGAGCACTTCGGCACTGCCGAGCTCGAGGGGAAGATGCCGGTGCTGCACGACCTGCTGGGCGTTTAA
- a CDS encoding ABC transporter ATP-binding protein, whose amino-acid sequence MILGDTILETRDLTKQFKGFTAVNGVNLRVCRGSIHALIGPNGAGKTTCFNLLTKFLVPSAGRIVFNGIDITHERPAQIARRGIIRSFQISAVFPHLTALQNVRVGLQRSLGTAYHFWKSERTLAELNDRAMDLLTQVGLTDFADVPTVELAYGRKRALEIATTLAMEPELMLLDEPTQGMGHEDVDRVTALIKKVSSGRTILMVEHNMNVIAGISDTITVLQRGEVLAEGSYAEVSKNPLVAEAYMGSADAALTGAHA is encoded by the coding sequence ATGATTCTCGGCGACACGATTCTGGAGACGCGCGACCTCACGAAACAGTTCAAGGGCTTCACGGCCGTGAACGGCGTGAACCTGCGCGTGTGCCGCGGCTCGATCCATGCGCTGATCGGACCGAACGGCGCAGGCAAGACCACTTGCTTCAATCTCCTCACCAAATTCCTCGTGCCCAGCGCGGGGCGCATCGTCTTCAACGGCATCGACATCACGCATGAGCGGCCCGCGCAGATCGCGCGGCGCGGCATCATCCGCTCGTTCCAGATTTCGGCCGTGTTTCCGCACCTCACGGCGCTCCAGAACGTGCGCGTGGGGCTGCAGCGCTCGCTCGGCACCGCCTACCACTTCTGGAAGAGCGAACGCACGCTGGCCGAGCTGAACGACCGCGCCATGGATCTGCTCACGCAAGTGGGCCTCACCGATTTCGCCGATGTGCCGACGGTCGAACTCGCCTATGGCCGCAAGCGCGCTCTGGAAATCGCCACGACGCTCGCCATGGAACCCGAACTGATGCTGCTCGACGAACCGACCCAGGGCATGGGCCACGAAGACGTCGACCGCGTAACGGCGCTCATCAAGAAAGTATCGAGTGGCCGCACGATCCTCATGGTCGAGCACAACATGAACGTGATTGCCGGCATCTCCGACACCATCACGGTGCTACAGCGCGGCGAGGTGCTCGCTGAAGGCAGCTACGCCGAAGTCTCGAAGAACCCGCTCGTCGCCGAAGCCTATATGGGCAGCGCGGACGCGGCGCTCACGGGGGCGCACGCATGA